The nucleotide window GATGTTCAGATCCTCGCTCGACGGAGCATACACGATGTCGTTACTCGCTTCGGCGTATGAGACTTCCACGGTCTCGATTGCGGGCTCGTCGGGGGCGGTCATGGATCCTCCGCTCGCTTCTGTTTCCGGGGACGACGCGGGCTCGGCGGAAAGCTCCTCGATGCGGCCGAGGATCTCCTTGTCGTCGGGATGATCGAGCGCGAGCTGTCTATAGACGTCGAGTGCCGCCGCCCGGTAACCCTGCCGGGCGTAGAGCTCGGCCATGGTTCGGGTCACGAACGGCGATTCCTCGCCGGGAGGAGTCTTGCGCCAAGCGACTTCGGCGTCGGTTTCCGCCGCGGGCTCGGGCAGCGGGACTTCAACGTCTGCGTTTTCGGGCGCCTCCGGAATACTGTCCAGCGCCTTGGCCTCGGCAGGCGGAGGAGCGGTTTCTTCGGTGACCGGCTCGGTCAGCTCCGCGATGTAAGCGGCGGTCTCCGCATCGTGCGGGTCGGCGTCGAGCGCGCGGCCATACCAGTGGCGGGCCTCCGCCGTTTCCCCGTGCCGGCGCGCGATGTCACCGAGCTGCTTCAGCACTATCGCGTTGTCCGGGTCAAGCGAGAGGGCCTTCTCGAACACTACTCTGGCTTCGTCTATCCGGTCGGCATCGTACAGCGCCTGCCCATACACGACATGGCCGCTCATGTGGCCCGGCTGCTGGGCGAGGTGCGCGCGGCAGATCGCAATCGCCTGCTCGGGATCTCCCGCCTTCCTGTATTCATTGGCGAGGGGCGCGAAGTAACGTCGCGGATTCTCGTGAAATTTTTGTCTGAGCTCGTCGATCCGGGGGGATCCTTGCATCGTTGGACCTCTGTGTTGTGCCATCCCCTGCATCATTCTGGACAGAACGGCTGAAGATACCGTGTTTGCTGGACGGGCGTCAATCGCACGAAGTGCCTGCGCGGCTTGCTTTTACGCGTGAGAAACCGGTAGTTTGTCAGGCCGTATCCCCTCAATCGAAGCGCACTTTTTTCTGGTCCGCCAGGAGTTAAGCCCCGTGCTGCAACAAATGCGGAGCTCCGCAAAGTACATCTGGATCTTCCTCGTCATTTTCTTCGTCGGAGGATTCCTGCTCGCCGAGACTTCCGGCCTTCTTGGCCGGGGTCCGCTCACGTCCACCACGACCGTCGCCACGGTCAATGGTGAGGATATTCTCGCGACCACGTGGTACAACGCGGTCAGCGCTCTCGAGCAGCAGGCCACCCAGCAGACTGGTCGCGGCATCACGCTCGACGAGCGCCGGCGCCTCTCCGATGAGGCCTTCGAGCAGCTCGTTGGCGACGCTCTGCTCCGGCAGGAATTTCGCCGTCGCAAGATCCGCGTGACGGACGACGAGATCGCCGAAGCCGCCCGCTACGCTCCGCCGCCGCAGCTCGCGCAGAGCCCCGAGCTGCAGACCGAGGGACGGTTCGATCCGGAGAAGTACCAGCGGTTTCTGTCCAGTCCCGCGGCGCGCCAGGAAGGCATCCTGCTCCAGCTCGAGGCGTACTATCGCGACCAGATTCCCCGCGAGAAGCTCTTCGAGCAGGTTGCGGCCGACGTCTACGTAAGCGACGAGCGCCTCTGGAGCATCTGGCAGGACACGCGCGACACGACCCAGATGAGCTATGTGGTGTTCCGGCCGGAGCTGATTCCCGATGCCGACGTTACCGTGCCCGAGTCGGAGATCAGCGACTACTACGACAAGAACAAGAAAGACTTCGAGCGGCCCGCGCACGCGGTCGTTTCAGTGATCGCCATTCCGCGCGCCGTCAGCGCCGCCGACAGTGCGGCCGTGAGAACGCGGCTGCTCGCGCTCCGCGATCGGATCATCAAGGGAGAGAAGTTCGAGGACGTCTCCAGGGCGGAGTCGAGCGACTCCGCGTCGGCATCCCAGGGCGGCTCGCTCGGCAAGGGCGGCCGCGGCAGGTTCGTGCCGGCGTTCGAAGACGCCGCCTACGCGCTCAAGCCGGGCGAGCTGTCGCAGCCCGTGCTCACGCAGTTCGGCTACCATCTCATCCGCGTGGATGAGCGGAAGGGTGATACAATCTCGCTGAGACACATCCTCCTCCCGATTCAGCAGAGCGATTCCGCCGCGACGGCGACCGATCGCCGCGCTGACGAGCTCGCGCGCATCGCGGCATCGAGCGACAAGCCGGAGGTGCTCGATGAAGCTTCCCGCAAGCTTGGGATTCCGATCAAGCGCGCTTCGGTTCTCGAGACCGACGCGCTGACGATTGGCGGCAAGTTCGTTCCGAGCGTCGGTCCGTGGGCGTTCCAGGGAGCGAAGCCGGGTGAGACAAGCGATCTCTTCGACGCCGAGGACGGATACTATCTTGGCCGTCTCGATTCGCTGACGAATGGCGGCATTCCGTCGCTCGAGCAGGCGACTCCCGAGATCCGGTCCATACTCGCGATTCAGAAGAAGCT belongs to Gemmatimonadaceae bacterium and includes:
- a CDS encoding tetratricopeptide repeat protein, giving the protein MQGSPRIDELRQKFHENPRRYFAPLANEYRKAGDPEQAIAICRAHLAQQPGHMSGHVVYGQALYDADRIDEARVVFEKALSLDPDNAIVLKQLGDIARRHGETAEARHWYGRALDADPHDAETAAYIAELTEPVTEETAPPPAEAKALDSIPEAPENADVEVPLPEPAAETDAEVAWRKTPPGEESPFVTRTMAELYARQGYRAAALDVYRQLALDHPDDKEILGRIEELSAEPASSPETEASGGSMTAPDEPAIETVEVSYAEASNDIVYAPSSEDLNIEPEPETPISGDTHFTEIELQGGDTWDTDSWGAGFTPDEPTAMEFEAPDTMAHETAPESPAEAETLASEAEAAAEAEPEAEPEADDSHLVAYSPPPPDDDDLPHFVPKGPTVREFFATLGAHRPPEGHPWRSFTARAAVPDVEPEASESGDQPAEYPLATDAFSELFPDSPVSEEDSRAAFALSGALGASTPEPAAATPAPAPQVQAPRDAATRTPPPAPPIPESSRESEEDIRRFREWLDGLAES
- a CDS encoding peptidyl-prolyl cis-trans isomerase, yielding MRSSAKYIWIFLVIFFVGGFLLAETSGLLGRGPLTSTTTVATVNGEDILATTWYNAVSALEQQATQQTGRGITLDERRRLSDEAFEQLVGDALLRQEFRRRKIRVTDDEIAEAARYAPPPQLAQSPELQTEGRFDPEKYQRFLSSPAARQEGILLQLEAYYRDQIPREKLFEQVAADVYVSDERLWSIWQDTRDTTQMSYVVFRPELIPDADVTVPESEISDYYDKNKKDFERPAHAVVSVIAIPRAVSAADSAAVRTRLLALRDRIIKGEKFEDVSRAESSDSASASQGGSLGKGGRGRFVPAFEDAAYALKPGELSQPVLTQFGYHLIRVDERKGDTISLRHILLPIQQSDSAATATDRRADELARIAASSDKPEVLDEASRKLGIPIKRASVLETDALTIGGKFVPSVGPWAFQGAKPGETSDLFDAEDGYYLGRLDSLTNGGIPSLEQATPEIRSILAIQKKLDKLMPRAQQFASQAARTSLEDAAKAAGLAVIHSEPFTRVGGAAGIGRLNQAVGAAFSLPIGAVSTPIRVYDGIFVERVDQRVLQDRSEWEKVKAAQRAQVTQQLKQQRVRDFLQNLRESAKITDRRKEIEAANRQTVQ